Proteins encoded together in one Xenopus laevis strain J_2021 chromosome 6L, Xenopus_laevis_v10.1, whole genome shotgun sequence window:
- the setd2.L gene encoding histone-lysine N-methyltransferase SETD2 isoform X9 produces the protein MQTHTLALPEKRIPGAQQNRSGNNEISAQEEKPSCPIASSLAEPPAYQHMPSCLDPDREEEHEAKNESSLATASFSKSNPFKALPSSRFLPKGTKAKVNLEEQGRQKVSFSFSLTKKTFQNRLLGPLGNDKQNESQSPAEHISKLKMDLHDFTGATEEQPKPKVELGKINLKKHPLSVPNKLPAQPPPPLPPTSSLLAPTSPVVSTQVTPVEQLSSPEHEVAPAIFTLGLSLTSEKRPSVVPSQTTPTKEVTQVTSDAKESSESLIDSKGLDKKENSVVSNLETPNNQKVSEKADLSLQKESSHIGKDEKDSCSSQNAKSNPSPEKSSLKSKFPHSDGVVMGSESDEDSIQTSSSHKSHELKAATSKERDSKRSSVRSEDSGKYSSSRTKSTKDDKYSNYSKSDRDSRYSYTHSRSDRDRRRSRSRSRSRSRSRSDRGSKSSSSYSRSERSHYYDSDRRYHRSSPYRTRYSRSYADSRTRGSSDSEDDHRRTHSRSSDSRRPSSSHSSSYRESRTSSHSKYDRDSKGESSYDLDRRGRDSSRHERDSRRSSEKETTRKASPKKTSPRKEAEEKREWSHSKADNSVSSSSKFSSKQEHSTSVTKPSKWDVEKKQTHSGVEKEEHKKCKDEILSSNVSVKKTSFPAHQQTSPLYAKRSGHFTSSSSGSELTEERDSSSKTSKKMSQDASVSKYDDEDDDDDDKRHKSPFQGIYNLSPSETWDFVTLSTTEDLEPEEHTTSSDNCKSDVRGKDSEDDSQPSPPKVTKLHTRTNKASENLQDCKSTESPHKFKISELHPRTHKVSDDWQPRTHQMSDSSHRRTRKSSDDLQSRSHKVFNDLQSRPHKTSEDLQIKMRKVEDDLRPRTLEVSDDSQHGYLKVNEGVHHRPCKTSDDLLLRTCVGEDSWTRTHRVNDGSQSRSHKDCHNLQPRTHKASADLQSKTPKVSDEPLPRTPKVSDEPRSRTPKVSDEPQPRTPKVSDEPQHSKSPRVSEEPQHHRTPNRGFDNHPRTPEATGTAKPRAPNATDEPQSETFIVADDQHQSPNAAEDMSDMLPEILKDGKDPQPITWAHKDSNNSHPKTHIVTDFSHSRDPNVTDDFKPKTQIDTDDSEPSTNKGLERNPQDSLVVMTHDSNEMIVSIPVVEHPEKSLVKCEEVKLALPKCPPRTIETDAYETHEYLHVRKQETCNSVPECQNKMASSTIDEQNDFQTREKETAEALLKTSTSQDLQSQVTGHPLEGISISEESTISVTIPVTENKDDVLDIDTTQCSICVDDLQSRPTPHILGKESQSLEEAAPLEIQATERKNIHNPEEIVQHSKSIDEETKFDKEELVKFELESCYRETERDPTETVGTKNTDCIGAINDYYSDSEESESDTEDTDSDDSSLPRNRLQSVVVIPQNSSIANEEHCRSPYQSQHESQPLSDSCETDMVEPKAVEVKQKWVVQKERSPPAKKSDETVEDHQTVPLKKQSVGVVSTSQPEATAHISTGENPTECKAEQEMPTSTNRICPQKENEKAEPSEASTFDQSHQQPPSSSAKKADIILERVHNEPSKRTRDFSRSDGFQSAEDLSGLGWDFSQPENPSSTYQQPDSSHMYVDYPYQQAFGGSHVYRKDNGYWDPRVYDKGAQVMYSKPHGPAPDSVTHCYDEDDEDFNWDTDHGQTFPVQPELLHNESSSVQAHEISSNSAKTMAVTPKVILEQPAKASDVKERGPPKKRRQELENDFESDLEALEKKHILEGVSTPLKQDGGAYLCSMDDFRDSQHWKDFSRQGKMPPYFDLIEENLYLTERKKNKSHRDIKRMQCECPVLSKEERAQGEVACGEDCLNRLLMIECSSRCPNGEYCSNRCFQKKQHAGVEAILTEKKGWGLRAAKDLKPNTFVLEYCGEVLDHKEFKSRVKEYARSKNIHYYFMALKNDEIIDATQKGNCSRFMNHSCDPNCETQKWTVNGQVRVGFFTTRLVPAGSELTFDYQFQRYGKEAQKCYCGAPNCRGILGGENRVSVRAAGGKMKKERPRKKDTVDGELEALLGNGEGLSDKNQVLSLSRLMVRIETVEQKLTCLRLLKNTQSQSCLKWFLDCHGLSVLWIWMAELGDSRGNTNNSIKLQLELIKTLEMLPIPNKNMLEESKILPIIQRWSQTKTAIPQLSEGDGYSSENTSRAHTPLNTPSNPSEPAAKLSIEMDGETPKKLVLRRLKIISENSMDSAVSDAASEIEVKDAPEKTEALSMVELKDAPLAKQEGIKEELKTEGETPPPDKEDLAATEEQKTVIKTEGDSGPDTCKSETQDAEKKEGNGVKVDETSAVETPSQDEEEGVSDVESERSQEPADKILDMSDLATKLLDSWKDLKGSKDLANLTSDPFIFSTLHSPVLKKGKKIASAFCGESTRLEGKSRWCMRIF, from the exons GTCAGGGAATAATGAGATCTCAGCACAGGAGGAAAAGCCGAGCTGTCCGATTGCCAGCTCGCTAGCGGAACCCCCTGCTTACCAACA catGCCTTCCTGCCTGGACCCCGACAGGGAAGAAGAGCATGAG gcCAAAAATGAGTCCTCTCTGGCTACAGCATCATTCAGCAAGTCCAATCCCTTCAAGGCGCTCCCTTCAAGCCGTTTCTTGCCAAAAGGAACTAAAGCTAAGGTGAACCTGGAGGAACAAGGCCGGCAGAAAGTCTCCTTCAGCTTTAGCCTTACtaagaaaacatttcaaaatagGCTACTTGGTCCTCTTGGCAATGACAAGCAGAATGAATCACAAAGCCCAGCAGAACACATATCAAAACTTAAAATGGACCTTCATGATTTCACTGGTGCAACAGAGGAGCAACCCAAACCCAAAGTAGAACTgggcaaaattaatttaaaaaaacaccctttgaGTGTTCCTAATAAGCTACCAGCACAGCCACCCCCTCCTCTACCTCCGACGTCCTCCTTACTAGCACCAACCTCCCCTGTGGTATCAACCCAAGTAACACCAGTAGAACAACTTTCTTCTCCAGAGCATGAAGTAGCACCTGCAATATTTACTTTGGGTTTATCATTGACAAGTGAAAAACGCCCTTCTGTGGTCCCCTCCCAGACCACACCAACAAAAGAAGTAACGCAAGTGACATCTGATGCAAAGGAATCGTCAGAATCATTGATTGATTCAAAGGGACTGGACAAAAAAGAGAACTCTGTAGTTTCTAATTTAGAAACCCCAAACAATCAGAAAGTTTCTGAGAAAGCTGATTTATCATTGCAAAAAGAATCTTCCCATATTGGGAAGGATGAAAAAGATTCATGTAGTTCGCAAAATGCTAAATCAAATCCTAGTCCAGAAAAATCAAGTTTGAAATCCAAGTTCCCTCACTCCGATGGGGTTGTGATGGGCTCAGAGTCCGACGAGGACTCAATTCAAACCTCTTCaagccacaagtcacatgagttaAAAGCTGCTACAAGCAAAGAAAGAGACTCAAAAAGAAGCTCTGTGAGGAGCGAGGATTCTGGAAAATACTCCTCTTCACGAACAAAATCTACAAAGGATGATAAATATTCTAATTATTCCAAGTCAGATAGAGATTCAAGATACAGCTACACACACTCTAGGTCTGATCGTGACCGAAGGCGCAGTAGGTCTCGTTCCAGGTCCAGATCAAGGTCAAGGTCTGACAGGGGCTCCAAAAGTAGCTCTTCATATTCTAGATCTGAACGTTCACATTATTATGATTCTGACCGTAGATACCATAGGAGTTCACCTTACAGAACGAGGTATTCCCGCTCCTATGCAGACAGCCGGACAAGAGGCAGTTCTGATTCTGAAGATGATCATAGGAGGACCCATTCCAGATCTAGTGACTCTAGGCGTCCATCATCCTCTCATTCCTCTTCATACAGAGAATCTAGAACTTCATCACATTCTAAATATGACAGAGATTCAAAGGGAGAGTCATCTTATGATTTGGATAGGAGGGGGAGGGACTCCAGCAGACACGAAAGGGATTCTAGGAGAtcttcagaaaaagaaacaaccagAAAAGCATCTCCTAAAAAGACTTCCCCTagaaaagaagcagaagaaaaacgAGAGTGGTCACATTCCAAAGCAGATAACAGTGTCAGCTCTAGTTCCAAATTCAGCTCAAAGCAGGAACATTCAACCTCTGTAACTAAACCTTCAAAATGGGATGTAGAAAAGAAGCAAACCCATAGTGGTGTAGAGAAAGAGGAGCACAAAAAGTGCAAAGATGAGATCCTGTCCTCAAATGTTTCTGTTAAGAAGACTAGTTTTCCAGCTCACCAGCAAACGTCTCCTCTCTATGCTAAGCGCTCTGGTCACTTTACATCCTCTTCTTCTGGTTCAGAGCTTACTGAAGAGAGAGACAGCAGCAGTAAAACCTCTAAGAAAATGTCACAGGATGCATCAGTATCAAAgtatgatgatgaagatgatgatgacgatgataaGCGgcataaaagtcctttccaaggGATTTATAATCTGTCTCCCAGTGAAACATGGGATTTTGTAACACTCAGTACCACTGAAGACTTGGAGCCAGAGGAGCACACTACCAGCTCTGATAACTGTAAATCAGATGTACGTGGTAAAGATTCAGAAGATGATTCGCAACCCAGTCCACCTAAAGTCACTAAGTTGCACACTAGAACCAATAAAgccagtgaaaatttgcaggATTGTAAAAGTACAGAGTCCCCACACAAATTCAAGATCAGTGAGTTACATCCAAGGACCCATAAAGTTAGTGATGATTGGCAGCCACGAACGCACCAAATGAGTGACAGCTCTCATCGCAGAACGCGTAAATCAAGTGATGACTTGCAATCTAGGTCCCACAAAGTGTTTAATGACCTGCAGTCTAGACCTCATAAAACAAGTGAGGACCTACAGATCAAAATGCGTAAAGTTGAGGACGACCTGCGGCCTAGAACCCTTGAAGTGAGTGATGACTCTCAACACGGTTACCTTAAAGTAAATGAGGGTGTGCATCACAGACCCTGTAAAACAAGTGATGACTTGCTGCTGAGAACATGTGTTGGTGAGGATTCATGGACTAGAACTCATAGGGTCAATGATGGCTCACAGTCCAGATCCCATAAAGACTGCCACAACTTGCAACCCAGAACCCATAAAGCCAGTGCAGACCTACAATCGAAAACCCCTAAAGTGAGTGATGAGCCGCTGCCCAGAACCCCTAAAGTGAGTGACGAGCCGCGGTCCAGAACCCCAAAAGTGAGTGACGAACCACAGCCCAGGACCCCTAAAGTGAGTGATGAGCCGCAACACTCCAAATCCCCTAGAGTGAGTGAGGAGCCGCAGCACCACAGAACCCCTAACAGGGGTTTTGATAACCATCCCAGAACCCCTGAAGCAACTGGCACTGCAAAGCCCAGAGCCCCTAATGCAACTGACGAACCCCAGTCAGAAACTTTTATAGTAGCTGATGACCAACACCAATCACCTAATGCAGCTGAGGACATGAGTGACATGCTTCCCGAAATCCTTAAAGATGGCAAAGACCCACAACCCATTACCTGGGCTCACAAAGATAGCAACAATTCACatcccaaaacccatatagtcaCAGACTTCTCACACTCTAGAGATCCTAACGTCACTGATGACTTCAAGCCCAAAACTCAGATTGATACTGATGATTCTGAACCCAGCACCAATAAAGGTTTGGAAAGAAATCCGCAGGATAGCTTAGTAGTCATGACTCATGATTCTAATGAAATGATAGTTTCTATTCCTGTAGTAGAACATCCAGAGAAATCACTAGTAAAATGTGAAGAAGTTAAATTAGCTCTACCCAAATGTCCTCCTAGAACTATAGAGACTGATGCTTATGAAACCCACGAATATTTGCATGTTCGTAAACAAGAAACTTGTAATTCAGTACCTGAATGCCAAAATAAAATGGCCTCTAGTACAATTGATGAGCAAAATGACTTTCAGACAAGGGAGAAAGAAACAGCTGAAGCACTGCTTAAGACGTCCACAAGTCAAGACCTTCAAAGCCAAGTGACTGGTCACCCACTAGAGGGCATTTCTATATCGGAGGAATCAACCATTTCAGTGACAATACCCGTCACTGAAAATAAAGATGACGTTTTGGACATCGATACTACCCAATGCAGTATATGTGTTGATGATTTGCAAAGTAGACCCACACCACACATTCTTGGCAAAGAAAGTCAATCTCTAGAAGAAGCCGCTCCTTTAGAGATCCAGGCTACTGAAAGGAAAAATATCCACAATCCTGAAGAGATTGTCCAACACAGTAAAAGCATAGATGAGGAAACAAAATTTGACAAGGAGGAGCTGGTTAAATTTGAGCTTGAAAGCTGTTACCGTGAGACCGAAAGAGACCCAACAGAAACAGTCGGCACCAAAAACACAGATTGTATAGGTGCTATCAATGATTATTACTCAGACTCCGAAGAAAGTGAAAGTGACACAGAGGACACTGATTCAGATGACAGCAGCCTGCCCAGAAATCGTTTGCAATCTGTTGTTGTGATCCCCCAAAATTCCAGCATTGCAAATGAAGAACACTGCAGGTCTCCTTACCAGAGCCAGCATGAAAGTCAACCCCTCTCTgacagctgtgaaactgacatgGTGGAACCAAAAGCTGTTGAGGTTAAGCAGAAATGGGTAGTGCAAAAAGAACGCAGTCCACCAGCTAAGAAATCAGATGAGACTGTAGAAGACCATCAAACTGTGCCACTTAAGAAACAAAGTGTTGGTGTTGTAAGCACCAGCCAACCTGAGGCTACTGCACATATAAGTACTGGGGAGAACCCAACAGAATGTAAAGCAGAACAAGAGATGCCAACATCAACAAACAGAATTTGTCCCCAAAAAGAGAATGAAAAAGCAGAACCATCTGAGGCTTCTACCTTTGACCAATCACACCAGCAGCCTCCTTCAAGTTCTGCTAAGAAAGCAGACATAATACTGGAAAGAGTACATAATGAGCCTTCTAAAAGAACTAGAGATTTCTCAAGAAGTGATGGTTTCCAGTCAGCAGAGGACTTGTCTGGGCTTGGCTGGGACTTCTCCCAGCCTGAGAACCCTAGTAGTACATACCAGCAACCTGACAGTAGCCACATGTATGTGGATTATCCTTATCAGCAAGCTTTTGGTGGCTCTCACGTTTACAGGAAAGACAATGGTTATTGGGATCCTAGAGTTTATGATAAAGGTGCTCAAGTAATGTACAGCAAACCTCATGGCCCTGCTCCAGACTCTGTAACACATTgttatgatgaagatgatgaagatTTCAACTGGGATACTGATCATGGACAAACCTTTCCAGTTCAGCCAGAGCTGCTCCATAATGAATCCAGCTCCGTGCAAGCTCATGAAATCAGCAGCAACTCCGCAAAGACAATGGCCGTCACTCCTAAAGTAATCCTGGAGCAGCCAGCAAAGGCGTCCGACGTGAAGGAACGAGGGCCTCCTAAAAAAAGAAGGCAAGAACTAGAGAATGACTTTGAAAGCGATTTGGAGGCTCTGGAAAAGAAACATATATTGGAGGGGGTCTCGACTCCGTTAAAACAAGATGGTGGGGCCTATTTGTGCAGCATGGACGATTTTCGGGACTCTCAGCACTGGAAGGATTTTTCCAGGCAGGGTAAAATGCCCCCCTACTTTGACCTGATTGAGGAGAATTTATACTTAACAGAAAG AAAAAAGAATAAGAGTCACAGGGACATCAAGAGGATGCAGTGTGAGTGTCCTGTCCTCTCCAAAGAAGAGAGAGCCCAGGGGGAGGTGGCTTGTGGAGAGGACTGCCTGAATAGGCTGCTGATGATAGAATG ctcTTCGAGGTGCCCAAATGGGGAGTACTGCTCTAACAGGTGTTTCCAGAAAAAACAGCATGCTGGAGTGGAAGCTATCCTAACCGAGAAGAAGGGCTGGGGGCTCCGAGCTGCTAAAGACCTCAAACC AAACACCTTTGTTCTGGAATATTGCGGGGAGGTCTTGGACCATAAAGAGTTTAAATCCCGAGTAAAGGAGTATGCCCGCAGCAAGAACATCCATTATTATTTTATGGCTCTGAAGAACGATGAG ATCATTGATGCCACACAAAAAGGAAACTGCTCTCGTTTTATGAACCACAGCTGTGACCCCAACTGTGAGACACAGAAG TGGACAGTGAATGGACAGGTGCGAGTTGGGTTTTTTACCACGCGATTGGTGCCTGCCGGGTCTGAGTTGACTTTTGACTACCAGTTCCAGAGATATGG CAAAGAGGCCCAGAAGTGCTACTGTGGTGCCCCCAACTGCAGGGGTATTCTGGGAGGGGAAAACCGGGTCAGCGTTAGAGCGGCCGGTGGGAAGATGAAGAAGGAGCGGCCACGCAAGAAGGATACG GTTGACGGGGAGCTGGAGGCTCTGCTGGGAAATGGGGAAGGTCTCTCGGACAAAAATCAAGTGCTCAGCTTATCTCGGCTTATGGTCAGGATTGAGACTGTAGAGCAAAAACTGACCTGTCTTCGACTATTAAAG AACACCCAGTCGCAGTCCTGTCTGAAATGGTTCCTTGATTGTCATGGCCTGTCGGTCCTGTGGATCTGGATGGCAGAGTTGGGAGACAGCCGGGGAAACACCAATAACAGCATTAAGCTGCAGCTAGAG CTCATTAAAACCTTGGAAATGCTACCTATTCCTAATAAAAACATGCTGGAGGAAAGCAAAATTCTTCCGATCATTCAGCGTTGGTCCCAGACAAAGACCGCAATCCCCCAATTGAGTGAAGGAGATGGATATTCAAGTGAAAATACTTCCCGTGCGCACACGCCTCTCAATACACCGTCTAACCCCTCCGAACCAGCCGCCAAACTGAGTATTGAGATGGATGGAGAAACTCCCAAAAAGCTTGTGCTCCGCAGGCTTAAAATTATCAGCGAGAACAGTATGGACAGTGCCGTATCTGATGCAGCCAGCGAAATAGAAGTGAAGGACGCACCGGAGAAAACCGAAGCACTGTCCATGGTTGAACTGAAAGATGCTCCCTTGGCCAAGCAGGAAGGGATTAAAGAGGAGCTTAAAACAGAAGGTGAGACACCTCCACCAGATAAAGAGGACCTAGCAGCCACCGAAGAACAGAAAACAGTAATTAAAACTGAGGGAGACTCGGGGCCAGATACATGCAAATCAGAGACCCAGGATGCTGAGAAGAAAGAAGGCAATGGAGTGAAGGTGGATGAGACCTCTGCTGTGGAAACCCCATCACAAGATGAAGAGGAAGGGGTGTCTGATGTGGAGAGCGAGAGGAGTCAGGAACCTGCAGACAAGATACTGGATATGAGTGATCTGGCTACCAAGCTTCTAGACTCCTGGAAAGATCTGAAG GGCAGCAAGGATCTTGCTAACCTCACCAGCGACCCCTTCATTTTCTCAACACTACACTCACCAGTGCTGAAGAAGGGCAAGAAAATAGCCAGTGCCTTCTGTGGAGAATCGACAAGACTCGAGGGGAAGTCCCGATGGTGCATGAGAATATTCTAG